From a single Nocardioides sp. dk884 genomic region:
- the pstC gene encoding phosphate ABC transporter permease subunit PstC — protein MSTTPTRTPTRTPSRASSGTSTRRGDAVFAGLARGAGLLIVLALAGVAIFLIVEGAPALGADQGQLYGKESLTLYVWPLLYGTLLAALLAILIAAPLAIGLALVISHYAPRRIARTLGYLVDLLAAVPSVVFGLWGIQVLAPTIFPAYQWLADHLGFLPFFEGPATTGRTILTAAIVLAVMALPIITAICREVFLQTPRMHEEAALALGATRWEMIRMTVFPYARSGIISGIMLGLGRALGETMAVAMVLSVSGAVTVNLISSQNPSTIAANIALNFGNASGMKINVLIFSGLVLFVVSFIVNFLGRWVAARGQVKG, from the coding sequence GTGTCGACCACCCCCACGCGCACTCCCACGCGCACCCCGTCGCGGGCGTCCTCGGGGACCTCCACGCGTCGCGGTGACGCGGTGTTCGCGGGCCTGGCCCGCGGCGCGGGCCTGCTCATCGTCCTCGCGCTCGCCGGCGTCGCGATCTTCCTGATCGTCGAGGGCGCCCCGGCGCTGGGCGCCGACCAGGGGCAGCTCTACGGCAAGGAGAGCCTGACCCTCTACGTCTGGCCGCTGCTCTACGGCACCCTGCTCGCGGCGCTGCTGGCGATCCTGATCGCGGCCCCGCTCGCGATCGGGCTGGCGCTGGTGATCTCCCACTACGCGCCGCGCCGCATCGCCCGCACGCTCGGCTACCTGGTGGACCTGCTCGCCGCCGTGCCCTCGGTGGTGTTCGGCCTGTGGGGCATCCAGGTGCTGGCGCCGACGATCTTCCCGGCGTACCAGTGGCTGGCCGACCACCTGGGCTTCCTGCCGTTCTTCGAGGGCCCGGCGACCACGGGACGCACCATCCTCACCGCTGCGATCGTGCTGGCGGTGATGGCGCTGCCGATCATCACCGCGATCTGCCGCGAGGTGTTCCTGCAGACCCCGCGCATGCACGAGGAGGCGGCGCTGGCGCTCGGGGCGACCCGCTGGGAGATGATCCGGATGACGGTCTTCCCCTACGCCCGCTCCGGCATCATCTCCGGGATCATGCTCGGCCTCGGGCGCGCGCTCGGCGAGACGATGGCCGTCGCGATGGTGCTCTCGGTCAGCGGCGCGGTCACGGTCAACCTGATCTCCTCGCAGAACCCTTCCACGATCGCGGCCAACATCGCGCTCAACTTCGGCAACGCCTCCGGCATGAAGATCAAC
- the pstS gene encoding phosphate ABC transporter substrate-binding protein PstS has protein sequence MNRTSLRRALVPGAAALAIALSGCAAANDTGASTSESDLAGNLAGGGASSQEAAQAAWMAGFSLAHPDVTVTYDPIGSGGGRENFISGAFPFAGSDAYLTDDEGELSAATERCNGTAPIEIPDYVSPIAVIYNLEGVDDLQLSPQTLAGIFAGTITSWDDKAIAADNPGVDLPKAPINAVHRSDESGTTENFTDYLDAVAPKVWTEGPLEVWPEQYGGEGAQGTSGVVSAVKEGTNSIGYADASQAQGLGVAKIKVGGDYVAPTDTAAARILEVSPRVEGRDANSVVFDLDHQTDEAGTYPIVLVSYLLACDNYDSDDAEAGKLTKAYLEYVLSDEGQQQGAEEAGSAPLAEGLRKEVTAIVDGITVD, from the coding sequence GTGAACCGAACCTCCCTGCGCCGGGCGCTCGTGCCGGGTGCTGCAGCTCTGGCGATCGCGCTCAGCGGGTGCGCGGCCGCCAACGACACGGGGGCCTCCACCTCCGAATCCGATCTGGCCGGCAACCTCGCCGGCGGCGGCGCCTCCTCCCAGGAGGCTGCGCAGGCTGCGTGGATGGCGGGCTTCTCGCTCGCGCACCCCGACGTCACCGTCACCTACGACCCGATCGGCTCCGGCGGAGGCCGGGAGAACTTCATCTCCGGGGCGTTCCCCTTCGCGGGCTCCGACGCCTACCTGACCGACGACGAGGGCGAGCTCAGCGCCGCCACCGAGCGGTGCAACGGCACCGCCCCGATCGAGATCCCCGACTACGTCTCGCCGATCGCGGTGATCTACAACCTCGAGGGCGTCGACGACCTCCAGCTCTCCCCGCAGACCCTCGCCGGCATCTTCGCCGGCACCATCACCAGCTGGGACGACAAGGCGATCGCCGCCGACAACCCGGGCGTCGACCTGCCCAAGGCCCCGATCAACGCGGTGCACCGCTCGGATGAGTCCGGCACCACTGAGAACTTCACCGACTACCTCGACGCGGTCGCGCCGAAGGTGTGGACCGAGGGTCCGCTGGAGGTCTGGCCCGAGCAGTACGGCGGGGAGGGCGCGCAGGGCACCTCGGGCGTGGTGTCCGCGGTCAAGGAGGGCACGAACTCCATCGGCTACGCCGACGCCAGCCAGGCCCAGGGCCTCGGCGTCGCGAAGATCAAGGTCGGCGGTGACTACGTCGCCCCGACCGACACCGCCGCCGCGCGGATCCTCGAGGTCTCCCCGCGGGTCGAGGGCCGCGACGCCAACTCGGTGGTCTTCGACCTCGACCACCAGACCGACGAGGCCGGGACCTACCCGATCGTGCTGGTCTCCTACCTCCTGGCCTGCGACAACTACGACAGCGACGACGCCGAGGCCGGCAAGCTGACCAAGGCCTACCTCGAGTACGTCCTCAGCGACGAGGGCCAGCAGCAGGGTGCCGAGGAGGCCGGCTCCGCGCCGCTGGCCGAGGGCCTGCGCAAGGAGGTCACCGCGATCGTCGACGGCATCACCGTCGACTGA
- a CDS encoding NUDIX hydrolase has protein sequence MVQPREVFSAGAVVFRPGRQVLLVHRARYDDWSFPKGKLDPGEHRTAAAVREVEEETGLRVRLGAPLGRQRYPISGGRTKVVDYWCGRVLGDDDVSGYARNDEIDDVAWVGIDEALRQLTYPFDRDTLREAAPRRHRTEALVVLRHAEARARKSWPGEDAVRPLTDAGRHDAAALVPLLAAYDVGEVVSSSATRCVETVAPYAAARGALGARGSEPRLLDELTEERATEADVLRTVEEVVGVIGERRVGAVLCTHRPVLPLVFEALGVPDPGLAKGAMLVAHLRHGRVVAIERLP, from the coding sequence ATGGTGCAGCCTCGCGAGGTGTTCTCGGCCGGTGCCGTCGTCTTCCGACCCGGGCGGCAGGTGCTCCTCGTGCACCGCGCGCGCTACGACGACTGGTCCTTCCCCAAGGGCAAGCTGGACCCGGGGGAGCACCGCACCGCCGCCGCGGTCCGCGAGGTGGAGGAGGAGACCGGCCTGCGGGTGCGGCTCGGGGCGCCGCTGGGCCGGCAGCGCTACCCGATCAGCGGCGGGCGCACCAAGGTCGTGGACTACTGGTGCGGGCGGGTGCTGGGCGACGACGACGTCAGCGGCTACGCGCGCAACGACGAGATCGACGACGTCGCGTGGGTCGGGATCGACGAGGCGCTGCGGCAGCTGACCTATCCCTTCGACCGCGACACGCTGCGCGAGGCCGCCCCGCGGCGCCACCGCACCGAGGCGCTCGTCGTGCTGCGCCACGCCGAGGCGCGCGCCCGCAAGAGCTGGCCCGGCGAGGACGCCGTCCGCCCGCTGACCGACGCGGGACGACACGACGCCGCCGCGCTGGTGCCGCTCCTGGCGGCGTACGACGTGGGCGAGGTGGTGAGCTCGAGCGCGACCCGCTGCGTCGAGACCGTCGCGCCGTACGCCGCCGCGCGCGGAGCCCTCGGTGCCCGCGGCAGCGAGCCGCGGCTGCTCGACGAGCTGACCGAGGAGCGGGCCACCGAGGCCGATGTCCTCCGCACCGTGGAGGAGGTCGTCGGTGTCATCGGCGAGCGGCGCGTGGGCGCGGTGCTGTGCACCCACCGCCCGGTGCTGCCGCTGGTGTTCGAGGCCCTCGGCGTACCCGACCCCGGGCTGGCGAAGGGCGCGATGCTCGTGGCGCACCTGCGTCACGGGCGGGTCGTGGCCATCGAGCGGCTGCCGTAG